From Nicotiana tabacum cultivar K326 chromosome 22, ASM71507v2, whole genome shotgun sequence, one genomic window encodes:
- the LOC107824614 gene encoding histone H3.2 has product MARTKQTARKSTGGKAPRKQLATKAARKSAPATGGVKKPHRFRPGTVALREIRKYQKSTELLIRKLPFQRLVREIAQDFKTDLRFQSSAVAALQEAAEAYLVGLFEDTNLCAIHAKRVTIMPKDIQLARRIRGERA; this is encoded by the coding sequence ATGGCTCGTACCAAGCAAACTGCTCGCAAATCCACTGGTGGAAAGGCTCCAAGGAAGCAGCTAGCTACCAAGGCTGCGAGAAAGTCAGCTCCGGCTACCGGAGGTGTGAAGAAGCCTCACCGTTTCCGCCCAGGAACTGTGGCTCTCAGGGAAATCAGGAAGTACCAGAAATCTACTGAGTTGTTGATAAGGAAGCTGCCATTTCAGAGGCTGGTGAGGGAAATAGCTCAGGATTTCAAGACAGATCTGAGGTTCCAGAGCAGTGCTGTTGCTGCTCTTCAAGAGGCAGCCGAAGCTTACCTAGTTGGGCTCTTCGAAGACACCAATCTCTGCGCCATTCACGCTAAGAGGGTCACCATAATGCCAAAGGACATTCAGCTCGCTAGGAGGATTCGTGGAGAAAGGGCTTAG